In Natrinema amylolyticum, the DNA window CCGACGAGCTTCGGGCGGAGATCCTCGAGAGCTACAGTGAGGTCGGCGACGGCGAGGCGTTCGTCGCCGTTCGGTCCTCGGCGACGGCCGAGGACCTGCCCGACGCCTCCTTCGCGGGCCAACAGGAGACGTTCCTCAACGTCACCGAGGACGACCTGCTCGACCGCGTTCGGGAGTGTTGGGCCTCGCTGTTCACCCAGCGAGCGATCTACTACCGCCAGGAGCAGGGATTCGACCACTCGGCGGTGAACATCGCGGTCGTTATCCAGCAGATGGTCGACGCCGAGAAGTCCGGCGTGATGTTCACGAGCCACCCCTCGACTGGCGATCCGACGATGATCATCGAGGCCGCGTGGGGATTGGGCGAGGCCGTCGTCTCCGGTGCGGTCTCTCCGGACAACTACGTCATCGACCGCGAGGACCGCTCGATGGACGTGACCGTCGCCGAGAAGAAGGTGATGCACGAGAAAGACGAGGCCACCGGCCAGACCGTCGAGCGCGAGGTCCCCGAAGACAAGCGCACCCAGCGAGTCATTTCCGACGACGAGATCGACGCGCTGATGGATCTCGGCGAGCGCGTCGAGGACCACTACGGCGAACCCCAGGACGTCGAGTGGGCGATCGTCGACGGCGACGTCTACATGCTCCAGTCGCGCCCGATCACGACGATCGACGAGGGGACCGACGATGCCGCGGACGCGACCGGCAGCGTCGACGCCGCGAAGGGCCTGACCGACGGCAGCGGGAGCGTCCAGGCCGCTGACGCCGGCAGTAGCAGCGCCGAGACCGACGATGCGAGCGGCACCGGCGACGTCATCGTCGACGGCCTCGGCTCGAGTCCGGGAACGGTCAGCGGCCCTGCGAAGATCGTCACCAAACTCGACGACCTGGCCAAGGTCAGCGAGGGCGACATCATCGTCACCGAGATGACGATGCCCGACATGGTACCCGCGATGAAACGGGCCTCGGGGATCATCACGGACGAGGGCGGCATGACCAGCCACGCCGCTATCGTCTCCCGCGAACTCGGCGTCCCCGCCATCGTCGGCACGACCAACGCCACGACCGTCCTCGAGGACGGCCAGGTCGTCACGCTCGACGGCGACAAGGGCTCCGTGCTCGAGGGATCGGAAGTCGATCCGGAGGAGGAGACCGAACCCGTCGAGGAGGTCCGCCCGCAGTCGCCGGTCAAGCCGATGACCGCGACGGAGGTCAAGGTCAACGTCTCCATTCCCGAGGCCGCCGAACGCGCGGCCGCGACGGGTGCTGACGGCGTCGGCCTGCTGCGAACCGAGCATATGATCCTCTCGCTGAACCAGACGCCAGAGAAGTTCATCGAGGAAAACGGCGTGGACGACTACATCACGGAACTCGTCGAGGGCATCCGCGGCGTCGCCGACGAGTTCTACCCGCGTCCCGTTCGCGTCCGCACCCTCGACGCTCCCAGCGACGAGTTCCGCCAGCTCGAGGGCGGCGAAAACGAACCCGAGGAGCACAACCCGATGCTCGGCTACCGAGGGATCCGTCGCTCGCTCGACCGCACCGACGTCTTCGCCCACGAACTCGAGGCGTTCCACCGGCTCTACGAGATGGGCTACGACAACGTCGAGATCATGTTCCCGCTGGTCAACGACGCCGAGGACATCTATCAGGCCAAAGAGTGCATGAAAGAGGCGGGCATCGACCCTGAGAAGCGGAAATGGGGTGCGATGATCGAGACGCCGGCCTCGGCGCTGTCGGTCGATGAGATGGCCGAAGCCGGTATCGACTTCGCCTCGTTCGGGACCAACGACCTGACCCAGTACACGCTCGCGGTCGACCGCAACAACGAGCACGTCGCCGACCGCTTCGACGAACTCCACCCCGCCGTGTTGCGCCTGATCGGTGACGTCATCGAGACCTGTCGCGAACACGACGTCGACACGAGCATCTGCGGACAGGCCGGCTCCAAACCCGAGATGGTCCAGTTCCTCGCCAAGGAAGGGATCACGTCGATCTCGGCGAACATCGACGCCGTCCGCGACGTCCAACACGAAGTCAAACGCGTCGAGCAGAAGCTCCTCCTCGACTCGGTCAGATAACTGGCCCCGTCGGCCCCGCCGCATTTTCTGCATCGCCGTCAGTCGCCTCGAGCGGCGCATTTCGGGAGAGGCCGGACGTGCGGTGGAACGCCGACCGCCCGCTCCCCTGCGGCCGCGGGGAAAGGCCCATGGTGCGGGCTGACTTCAGTTGACATATGAGCGATCGATCGGACGAGGTGACCGAGAGCCGGGACCGAGACCCGCCCGCCACCGACGACCTCTTAGAGGAGACGGACCGCCTGCTCTCGGAGTCGGGTGCCGACGTCGGCGATGCGTCCGAATCCGCTGCCCCGCCAGAGCCGTCCGTCGGTGACGATCCCCTGAATTCTCCGACCGACCGCGATCGCGGACCCGCCGGCACGGCAGCCGAGGAACCGACCGACGGGCCCGAGAACGACTCGTCGCGCTCGTGGCTCTCCCCGCTCACCTCGCGGCTCTCGCTCGGTCGATACTTCTCGCCGAAGGAGTACATCGCACTCGTGGGCGTTCTCAGCGCCGGCTTACTGGCCGGCGAGACCGCGCTACCGTTCGCCGGTCGCACGATCGGCATGTTCGCCGTCGCCTTCACGGTCGGGCTCCTCGCCTCGAAGCGACGTTACCTCGAGATGGGCGTCGCCGGCGTCTCGGTCGGCGGCGTCGCGGCGGTTCTCTCCAACGCCGTCATCGCCGCCGTCGGCTCCGGACAGACGCTGGTCGCCGTCGGCGCGACCGTCGGCCTCCTCGCGTCCGTCGTCGGCTACTACTTCGGGCGCGACCTCCGGACCGGGCTCTCGCAGGATATCGACTGAGTCCCGTCGCGCCGTCGGCCTCACGCGTTCGTCGTCAGCTCCCAGCCGCGCTCGGTCCGACGCACGACCCCGTTGTCGGCCATCACCTCGAGCAACTCGGCGACGACCTCGCGGGGCGCGTCAATATCCTCGCTGAGTTCGCCGACCGATTTCGGCTCGGCGCGAACGCTCGCGAGCAGATCGGCGTAAATACGGCTCTCCGGGCCGGCACCGACGGTCTCGGAGATATCGTCGAGCACGTCACAGAGCCGCCCCTGAACCCATCGCTGGGCCAGCGAGAGTTCGTTCTCGAGTCGCTCGAGATCTTCCAGCGCGACGAGCAGGTCGTCGAGACCGTCAGTGTCGTCCCAGGAGACGTCGAGCGAGAGGTGCCGACAGGTCGTGATATCGAAGCTATTGTTCGCCGGATAGGCGCTCTTGCTCGCGAAGCCGTAGGGCGAGACGGTCACCTCGAGGCGGACGTTCCGGGCGATATGGAAGTACTTTCGCCGCTGGTCGTCGACGCGGCTCTCGATCAGACCCGCCTCCTCGAGTTTTCGGAGGTGTTCGATAACCGCCTTGGGACTCACGCCGAGGTATTCCGATATTTCGGTCACGTAACAGGGTTTGCGGGCGAGCAACCGAAGGATTCGTCTTCGGTTTTCGTTCCCGAGTAAATCCAACAACGCGGCGGAGTCCATCGAGAGAGAGTTAGTGATCACCGCTGAAAAGCGTGTCTGCTTACTGTACTCGCGGGAGAGCCGGTCCGATCCGGCCGTTACGGGGATTAGCGGCCGGTATCGTTCCCGCCGCCCGCGTCTGCTCCCGGCTCCTCGTCGGAATCGTCCGTCGAATCGTCGTTCCGTGGACCGGAATCGGCGGATGGTCCCGTCGATCGCTCGTCGTCCGCGTTGCCGGCGGACGTCCCGTCCTCGGATTCGGCGTTCTCGCCGTCTTCGGAGCCGTTATCGTTTCCCGCACCCTCACCGTTCTCGGAACCGCTACCGTTTCCGCGTTTCTCGCTGTCCGCGGAGTGCGTTCCGTCGTCTCCGCCCTCGTTGTTCTCGGGTCCGCTCCCGTCTCCGTTCTCCTCGCTGTTTTCGGCCCCGTTTCCGCGTTTGCTTTCACCTTTCTCGCCGTTCGCGGAGTCGGCGCCCGTCTCGCCGTCCGAAGCTCCGCTTCCGCGTTTCTCACTGTTCGCAGAGCCGTTCTCGTCGTTACCCGTCTCGCTGTTCGCTGTCCCCTTCCCGTTGTCTCCCTCCTCGTTGTCCTCGGATTTGTGACGGTTGTCCGACCCCTCGCTGTTCTCGGGCCCGTTCCCGTTTCCTGCACTCTCGCTATTCCCGGGTGCACCGCCATTAGCGTCACCGTTGCCCGTCGCTTCGCTGTTTCCAGGCCCGGTAGCGTTTCTCGCACTCTCGCTGTTTCCGGGCGTCCTGTCGGCGCTCGAGTCCCCCTTGTCGGCGGGCGGGCCGCGGTCGTCGGGCGGCCCCGCTCCGACACCGGGCGAACCGTTGGACTCAGACAGTCCTCGAGCGACCGCTGCGACGTCTGGCCCGGCCTCTTCCGAGGCGTTTCGCCGGATCTCCGTCGCGTTCTCTCGAAGCGTCGCGAGTTCGGTCTCGTCGAGACTGCTGTCGTCGACGGTGCTATTGGTTCGCTCGATCGACCGCTCGAGGCTGGCGATTTCGACGGTCAATTTCGCCATTCGGGACCGATAGGCACCGCGCGAGAGGTTCTCGCGTTCGTTCCGGAGGTCGGCGCGTTCGGCCTCGAGGGCCCGCAACTGTGCATCGAGTTCGGCCGTCCGATCGCCGACGAGGGCCGCTTGACTCTCGTTGTCCGCGGTTTCGTACGCCGCTTCGAACATTCCGGTTTCGACCGTTTCCTCCGTATCGGCCGCCGTCGCTTGCATCAGCGTTCCGACGGACACGTTCGTCGATGCCGTCTCGGAGTGGTCGGATTGGGACGCGTGGCTGGCCGTCAGCGAACTCACGGCGGCGCCGCTCGCGAGCGGTGCGACCGTGAGTCCGACGACGGCGATGGCCACGAGGAGAGCGACCGACCGGGTGGTTGTCATCAGCTTTGTTGTTGTCCGGAACATACTAAAAAGACGGACCTTCGTTCGAATCGTTTACTCCGTTCGAAGAGCAGCCGAGAACCGTTGTGAGCGTTCAAGGCGGCAGTAGTTCCCGTAATTCGGATGGCTCGTCGGGCGGGTTTCGCGCCTCGAATCGACCGACCGTTACTCACTATTCGGACTGTTTCGCGCGGTCGCAAACGAGTCAATTGAGTGCTACGAACCGCCGTAAACGGAACGGGGAAGCACCCGAAGACGACTCCCCGATATCCCGACGGCGTGTCACCGAGTACCTGCCCCGTGATCGAGATCGAGGCTAAGCGATCGGTCTGATTGCACGACCATTTAAACGTATTCGCAAACAGTTATGTCTATCCAGATCATGGTACTAGTTAGCATGTTCGAGGTGTTTTCCCGAAGCTATTATCTCGGACGTCTCTACGTGACCCCCACCGACGGGGAGCACGCACTCATGCACAGCGAGCAACACGAGCGGATCAACGAGGAAGTGTACGCGACCGGTGACGGGCTCGAGCGCCTCGATACCCCGCTGG includes these proteins:
- the ppsA gene encoding phosphoenolpyruvate synthase — its product is MAVLWLDEISAGDLEKVGGKGASLGELTGAGLPVPPGFVVTAGTYRSFIEEAEIDEELFAAVDVDVDDSAALADAADRAQELILETPFPDELRAEILESYSEVGDGEAFVAVRSSATAEDLPDASFAGQQETFLNVTEDDLLDRVRECWASLFTQRAIYYRQEQGFDHSAVNIAVVIQQMVDAEKSGVMFTSHPSTGDPTMIIEAAWGLGEAVVSGAVSPDNYVIDREDRSMDVTVAEKKVMHEKDEATGQTVEREVPEDKRTQRVISDDEIDALMDLGERVEDHYGEPQDVEWAIVDGDVYMLQSRPITTIDEGTDDAADATGSVDAAKGLTDGSGSVQAADAGSSSAETDDASGTGDVIVDGLGSSPGTVSGPAKIVTKLDDLAKVSEGDIIVTEMTMPDMVPAMKRASGIITDEGGMTSHAAIVSRELGVPAIVGTTNATTVLEDGQVVTLDGDKGSVLEGSEVDPEEETEPVEEVRPQSPVKPMTATEVKVNVSIPEAAERAAATGADGVGLLRTEHMILSLNQTPEKFIEENGVDDYITELVEGIRGVADEFYPRPVRVRTLDAPSDEFRQLEGGENEPEEHNPMLGYRGIRRSLDRTDVFAHELEAFHRLYEMGYDNVEIMFPLVNDAEDIYQAKECMKEAGIDPEKRKWGAMIETPASALSVDEMAEAGIDFASFGTNDLTQYTLAVDRNNEHVADRFDELHPAVLRLIGDVIETCREHDVDTSICGQAGSKPEMVQFLAKEGITSISANIDAVRDVQHEVKRVEQKLLLDSVR
- a CDS encoding DUF456 domain-containing protein — its product is MSDRSDEVTESRDRDPPATDDLLEETDRLLSESGADVGDASESAAPPEPSVGDDPLNSPTDRDRGPAGTAAEEPTDGPENDSSRSWLSPLTSRLSLGRYFSPKEYIALVGVLSAGLLAGETALPFAGRTIGMFAVAFTVGLLASKRRYLEMGVAGVSVGGVAAVLSNAVIAAVGSGQTLVAVGATVGLLASVVGYYFGRDLRTGLSQDID
- a CDS encoding ArsR/SmtB family transcription factor; the protein is MDSAALLDLLGNENRRRILRLLARKPCYVTEISEYLGVSPKAVIEHLRKLEEAGLIESRVDDQRRKYFHIARNVRLEVTVSPYGFASKSAYPANNSFDITTCRHLSLDVSWDDTDGLDDLLVALEDLERLENELSLAQRWVQGRLCDVLDDISETVGAGPESRIYADLLASVRAEPKSVGELSEDIDAPREVVAELLEVMADNGVVRRTERGWELTTNA